The nucleotide window CGCTCCAGCTCCAGAAAGTTGAAAAGGTTGTCCGCAAGTTTTTTGACGGACTCGTCCGGTTCTTTATAGGCTGCGTCCACGCCGGGCTTTTCCGTTTCCACGACGCCGATGACTTTCCGGGGGTCGAAGGACAACCCGAAGCTGCCGATGCGCTCTCCCACGCGGCGCAGGGGAATCGGCGCTTTTCCGGGTCCGGTTTCAGGCCGGTAAATATCGTGCATTCCCTCCAGTTCCTTCGCCTGCGTGGAGTTGATCTCAATGAGAATCTGTTCGGCATGATCGACAAAGAGCGGACTGAGCCCGACTCCGGAGGTCAGGATCAGCTCATCGCCGGAAGTGACGCGCAGCGCTTCGATAACGGCCACGTCGATTTTTCCCAGAGAACCGTTTCTCACCGCGGGGGCGACGCGGGAGAGGGGCATCTCCACAAATTCGATCCGGCCTTTGTTGACCGCCGCCGCACATACGGGCGTCATCTGGAACGGCGTCAGTCTTTTCACGATGCCGGCCTCCACGCACTCCGATTCGATTTCGGTTCCAAGATTCGAGCTGTTCAGAAGGTTGATCTGAATTGAGTCGCCCCTTTTTCCCCGTTCGGCCAAAGCGTGCAGAATGGCCTTCGGGTACCCGGCCGCGGCAAAACCGCTGGTCGCCACGGTCATGCCGTCGTGGATCAGCGCCGCGGCGTCTTCCGCGGACATGAGTTTCTCCTTCATTCGATTACAGCGGCCGGAAGACATGCGCGCCTCATCTCCGTCTCATCGCTTCCGCAGGGCCTTCGCGGCCTCGAAGCCCGCGTCGAACGCCTTTTGATTGACCTCGTGCAGCGAAGGGGGAAAACGCTGAGCGATGGCCTTACGAACGGATTCGGCCCCGACAAATTCTCCCAAAGCGACAATCGCCCCCATGGCGACGACGTTTGCCGTGATGTCCCTGCCCGTAACTGTTTGAGCGATTTCCGTCATGGGAATGGAATAAACCCTTTCAATTCCCTCCGGCAGAGAACGGACGAACGCCGGATCCACCAGCAGGATGCCCTTCGCGCCCAGGTCTCCGCAATATTTGTCGCAGGCCTGCTGCGTCATGGCGAGGAGCAGGTCCAAGCTCTGAGCTTCCGGATAGTTGATGGGCGAGTCGTCGATAATGAGTTCGGACCGGCACGCGCCGCCCCGCGACTCCGGACCGTAGGATTTGGTCAGGATGATTTCCATGTTTTCGTAACTGCCGGCGGCTTCGGCGAAAATATCCCCAAGGAGCATCATGCCCTGGCCCCCCGATCCGCTGAATCGAATCTCATAATGCCTCGACATTTTTATTCCTCTTCCTTCGCGTTTTTGATGAGGACGTCGTACTGCTCCGTGTACTCGGGCAGGTTCGTGCGGTTCACAAACTCGCCTGTAATGATTTTGCCGCTCAACTCGTCCGGGGTCATGTTTTTCGCCT belongs to Synergistaceae bacterium and includes:
- a CDS encoding 2-oxoacid:acceptor oxidoreductase family protein, whose amino-acid sequence is MSRHYEIRFSGSGGQGMMLLGDIFAEAAGSYENMEIILTKSYGPESRGGACRSELIIDDSPINYPEAQSLDLLLAMTQQACDKYCGDLGAKGILLVDPAFVRSLPEGIERVYSIPMTEIAQTVTGRDITANVVAMGAIVALGEFVGAESVRKAIAQRFPPSLHEVNQKAFDAGFEAAKALRKR